The uncultured Carboxylicivirga sp. genomic interval TGTGGTTTTAAACTGGGGTATTAAAAGTGTGGCAGTAGCAACAGTAATTGCACAGGCGAGTGCTTTTTTAGCTGGTGCTGTATACTTAACCCGTAAACACCAGATTATTTCATTTAATATCTTTCAATTTAAATTTGATAAAGAACTATTTTTAAAGAGTATTAAGATTGGATTACCAACCGGATTTCAACAAACCTTTGTTGCCTTAGGTATTATGGCATTAATTCGCATCACCAATAATTTTGGCACCGATGTACTTGCTGCTTTTACCGCAGCCAGCCGGGTTGATGCTTTAGCAGCTATGCCTGCTTTAAACCTTGCAAGTGCACTATCAGCCTTTGTAGGTCAGAATCTAGGCGCAAAAAAATTCGATCGAATCAAAAAAGGATTAAAAGCTACTTTAGGAATGGCATGGGGACTATCTTTAATTGTTATGCTTATTGTCATCTTTTTTGGCGATCATATTATGCGATTATTCACCACCAACACTAATGTAATTGACTATGGCAATAACTATTTAATAATTGTAAGTTCATTCTACCTTATTTTCTCAACCATGTTTGTTATTCATGGAACACTAAGAGGTGCAGGTGCTACCCTTATCCCAATGTTCATTACCTTATTCTCACTTTGGATTATTCGTATTCCTTTTGCTGTATTTCTTTCCAAACACTTTGGTGTTAATGGTATCTGGTGGGCCATTCCCATTGGATGGTCAATGGGATTAGTAGGATCAATAATTTACTATTTTACCGGACATTGGAAACGAAGAGGAGTAGTTGGTTAAAACTACTACAATTTAGTTAACTCATCAATAAAATTTTCTGCAGACAGTATCTTTATAAACTGATCTGACATTTTAGGTTGAAGTTCCTTTATCTGAAGCCCCATTACAAAAACAGGACATTGCTCAACAGCTTCTCCCAATTCAACTAAAGTTTCTTCTAATTCTTCTTTTGAATTTGCCGACACAAATGAGGTAAATAATACATCAACCTTTCGTGCTCCCATAATCACTTTTAAATCATCAATAGGAACCGAAGCTCCCAGGTAAATTACATTATACCCTTCTTTTCGAGCAATCAGACTATAAAATAACAATCCTATTTCATGCAACTCATTTTCGGGTAGAAAAAACACAATGCTCTTATCCGATTTAGAAACAAAGCTTTCCATTTCTTTGTCAATTGCAACGATAAGCTTTTGGCGGATAAGATTAGATATAAAATGTTCCTGTGCCGGAGTAATGGTTCCTGCCTGCCAAAGTACTCCTATTCGTTCTAAAAATGGAAAAAGAATGGATTCTACAGTCGATTCAAATCCCAGTTGTAAAATAGTATTAGTTAAAACACTTGAAAACTTTGCTTCGTTTAATTCAAGCATTGCAACCATCAAACTTTCAATTTGAACATCAATATTTCCCGAATCCACACAAAGATCCAGAACTTTATTACGCAATTCAGCCTGGCTCATCTCTGCAATTTTCGAAATCTTATATCCATTCTGATTAAGAATTGAAACATTAAGTAAACGCTTGAGATCATCATCATTATAAAACCTTATATTAGTTGAAGTACGCTGAGGTTCAACTAATTTATAACGACGCTCCCAAATACGAATGGTGTGAGCCTTAATACCCGATATTTTTTCAAGATCCTTAATCGAATAAACTGCCATAGAGTTTTTAAATAATTTTCAATAATTAGGTTGCCTCTTTAACAGGCAATTTAAGTCGAATGTTCATCAACGCCTCGTTTTTAGTTGAACATGACTAATAAAATGTATCATAAAAGAGAGATACATCTCTTAAATAAAAAATAAGAGTCAAATAAAAAGCTTAACTTTGCAGCCAAAGTAAAACACATTACATGGTTCATTCAATGACAGGCTTTGGGAAAGGCATTTGTGAACTTCCCAACAAAAAAATCAACATAGAGATTAAATCACTGAACAGCAAACAGCTGGATTTAAACACACGTATTCCTAATTTGTATCGCGAAAAAGAAATTGAAATTCGTAATACGGTTGGTAAAAAGCTAACCCGAGGGAAAGTAGATGTGAGTTTTTATGTTGAGGCAGCCACTTCGGACAAAATCACCAAAGTAAACCAACAAGTAATAAAAGATTACTATGCTCAACTAAAACAAGTATCGGCCGATTTAGGTCTTTCGGAAAACACCGATTTTTTGAAGGTAATTATGCCATTGCCCGATACAGTTAAAGTTGAATTGGCCGAATTGAATGAAAATGAATGGAAAGCCATTGCCGTTGCTATTGAAGATGCCATTGAAGATATAACTGCTTTCCGCCAAAGAGAAGGTAAAGCTTTAGAAGCTGATATTCGCCAGAGAATTACAACCATCGACGAATTATTACAAGAGGTACCTAATTTTGAAACACAACGAATTGATAAAATTCGTACACGTATAAAAGAAAACCTTGAAGAAGTAGCTGTTCAAACACAAGTTGACGAAAACCGATTTGAACAGGAAATTATCTTTTATCTTGAAAAGCTTGACATAACTGAAGAAAAAGTGCGCTTAGCCAACCACTTAAAATACTTTATCGAAACATTAGAAGCCAGTGATGTTGTTGGTAAAAAGCTAGGATTCATCACTCAGGAAATTGGGCGGGAAATCAACACATTAGGTTCGAAAGCCAACGATGCGGACTTACAAAAAGTAGTGATCAGGATGAAAGATGAATTAGAGAAAATTAAGGAGCAAATCCTCAATATTCTTTAACCGGCAAAGTAAGTAGAATGACTAAAAAAGGTAAATTACTTATATTTTCTGCACCATCAGGTTCGGGTAAAAGTACTATTGTACAAGCTTTATTAAAAAAGAATTTCAACCTCGAGTTTTCAATATCAGCAACAAGTCGAGCTCCAAGAGGAGAAGAACAACACGGTTGCGAATATTACTTTTTAACGCCTGACGAATTCAGAAATAAAATTAGCGAAGATGCTTTTCTGGAATGGGAAGAAGTGTATACCGATACCTATTACGGTACTCTCAGAAGCGAAGTGGAACGTATCACAAATGCGGGTAATAATGTTGTTTTTGATGTTGATGTTGTGGGCGGCGTAAATATCAAAAAGGAATTTAACGATACTGCATTAAGTATTTTTGTTCAACCACCTTCAATCGAAGTTTTAGAGCAGCGCTTGATTGGAAGAGCCACCGACACTCCTGAAAAAATTAAAGAGCGTTTGGCTAAAGCCGAGTACGAGTTAGGCTTTGCCTCTCAGTTCGACGAGGTAGTAGTTAACGACAATTTGGAGCACGCCATCCAACAAACAGAAGAGTTATTAACTAACTTTTTAAAGTAAATGAAACAAATCGGCCTTTTCTTCGGATCGTTTAATCCGATACACATCGGACATTTAGCTTTAGCTAATTATATGTGCGAATTCGAAGAAATGGACGAAGTTTGGTTTGTAGTTAGTCCTCAAAATCCATTCAAAATAACCGACGATTTATTAAATACAGATGAACGTATAATTATGGCTAAGCTGGCAACTGCTGCTTATCCTAAATTTAAGGTGGAAGATATTGAAACAAGGATGCCGATACCCTCCTATACAATCGATACTTTAACCGAACTTAGAAAAGAACACAACGATTGCTTTTTTAATATTATCATGGGAGCTGATAATATCGTTAATGTGCATCAATGGAAAGACAGCGATCGAATTATTAGCGATTATTGCATTCTGGTATATCCCCGAACGGGTTATACGACCAATAACCTATCATTGCCATTAAGTGTTAAAATCACCGATGCTCCTATCATCGAAATTTCATCAACGCAAATCAGAGAATGGTTAAAAAAAGGGTTAAACATCCCCTACTTCATCACACCTTCAGTTGCTGATTACATTGATATTCAACAGTTATACCAATAAAAAAGAGATCAACCATAATGACTGACCTCTCTTTATTTAGTTCAAACAAATATCAAATAACTAAATTTCTTTTAGCAATATAATATAAACCGGGAAGTGATCGCTGTAACCACCTTGATAACGATCGCCTACATAAGTACGTAAAGGATATCCTTTATAACGACCTTCAGGTACAATCATTTTTGGTTTATTATATATATGCGATGATTTAAATTTATAAGTTGAATAATCAGTACCCATCAACGATTCAGTAATCATTACTTGGTCAAAAAGGTTCCATTTATCTCGATATGCAAGTGTTCCAATACCGTTTTTATAGTGTTTATACATGGTATTAAACATATCTCCATCTTTCATTTTGTTCTTTTTACCAATTCCACGCAAATACATCGTAACACTCTCGTTAATAGGATCATCATTTAAATCCCCCATTAAAATAACTTTTGCGTTGGCATCGGTCGCACAAATGGAATCTACTATTGATCGACTTAATTTAGCAGCCTCTTCACGCAATGGAGCACTTCGGGCCTCACCTCCATAACGCGATGGCCAGTGATTAACGATAAAGTGCATAGGCTCCCCATCAAAAATACCGGACACCATCAATTGATCTCTAGTATAAATTCGCTCTCCTGTTTCCTGATTATAAATAAGCAAAGGAATCGATTTTGAATTGGTAACCTGAAAATATCGAGGTTGATAGATCAAACAAACATCCACGCCCCTTTTATCAGGCGAATCGTAGTGTACAATCTGATAATTATAGGGTTTTAACTTTGGATCATTAACCAAATCTTCAATTACAGCCTTATTTTCTAGCTCGCTCAAACCAACAACAGCAGGCGCCCCAACTCCCTTGTCTGAACCAAGCTCTGAAATAACCTCGGCCATGTTGCTAATCTTATCCCAATATCGTTTACCATCCCATTTTTTATCACCCAAAGGAGTAAATTCAGTATCTCGCACATTAGGAGTATTTATGGTATCAAATAAGTTTTCGAGATTATAAAAGGCAATTACCCCGGCCTTATAGGTTTGCGCCTGAGCAATGGTGAAAGAACCGGTAACTACAAGAATTACCAATAGAAATTTCATCAATTTATTTAACATACTATTACATTTTTTCCGGCCGCAAGTTAGTATTTTTTATATAAAAAAAACAAATCTCTACCTTAAGCTTATGCCAATATATCAAACATTTATTGAATATTTATTCTATGTTAACCAGACATTAAGTTAATGCAAAATAGACGACAGACCAGACGGTCTATTTTTATTTTTTTACTTAATTTGCACTTTAATAACAACAGGAAAATTTTAGTTTGATTTTAACAGTTAAAATTATACACATTTATGCAACCTAAATTTATGTGGCTACTGGCCTTTATATTACTCACGGGTAATATACTAGCACAAAACGCAGCCATTTCCGGCTTTGTAAAAGATGCCGATTCTAACCAATTTATTGAGGGAGTTACCGTAGAAGTTTTAAACAACTCCTCGAAATCTACAACCGACGCTTCGGGATTTTTCACATTAGATGTTGATGGAGTTAAAAACGTACAAATTTCTTTTACCAAAGAGGGATTTCGAAGTTTAACAATTCACTCTTCCGTAACAAATGAAGGAAATACTGATTTGGGAACTATTTTCTTAGTCAACTTATCTACTGCCAATCAGGATGTACCAACTATTACCATTACTGATTCCGACAGTGAAACAGCACTGGAATCACAAACCATTCATGGATTATTAAGCTCTTCTCGCGATGTTTTTGTTTCGGCCGCAGCCTATACATTTGGCCCGGCTCGTTTCAGAATGAGAGGCTATGATAACGACTTACAAACCGTAATGATTAACGGCTTTATTATGAATGAAGCTGAAACAGGTCGTCCGATCTGGTCGAACTGGGGAGGTTTAAATGATGTTATGCGCAATACCGTTATAACAACCGATGCTTCACCAACTGGTGCCATGTACGAACCACTGGGAGGTTTAACTCAGGTAATTACCAACGCATCGGAATATCGCCCTGGTGTTAAATTGGTTTATTCAAGTTCAAACAGAAGTTATCGCAACCGCTTAATGGCAACCGGATCAACCGGTTTAATGGATAATAATTGGGCCATCACTGCATCCATCTCTACCAGATGGAGCGAAGAAGGATATAAAGAAGCTACCTTTTATGATGCTCAAAGTTTTTTCTTTTCTGCCGAAAAAATATTCAACCAAAAACATCGTATTAACTTCACAGCCTTAACAGCTTCGTTCGAGAGAGGTGTAGGTGGTGGAGCCATGCAGGAAGTATATAATTTAGTTGGCGATAATTATTACAATCCATACTGGGGATATCAAAATGGTGAAAAACGTAATGCAAGAGTACGTAGTGGTAACAAACCATTGTTTACCCTTCAGCATACTTGGACACCAACAGCCTCAACCAAAGTAAAAACAACTGCAGGTTACTGGTTTGGTAAAGGAGGTTATACTTCTCTTAACTGGCAAGATGCAAAGGATCCTCGTCCGGATTATTACCGAAATTTACCAAGTTACCCTACAACATCAGCAGAAAAAGAACGTCTAGCAGACATGTGGAGAAATGATCCAAAAGTAAGACAAATTGACTGGGATAAGCTGTACTTAGCTAACCAAAGTGGAGGAAATGAAGTATCTGGGATTGATGGCAAACGAGCATTATACGTTGTTGAAGACAGAAGAAATGATATTTCACAATTTCAATTCAACAGTAATATTGAACATGCATTTAACGACAACTGGAAAATAAATGCTGGCGTAAATGTCGATTTATACACAGGTGATGTATACAATGTGGTTGACGATTTATTAGGTGCTGCCTACTGGCTGGATGTTGATCAATTTGCAGAACGCGACTTTCCGGATAATCCAGATGCCATCCAAAACGATTTAAACAATCCCAACCGAATAGTAAGAGAAGGTGATATTTACTCTCATCATTACAAACCACACATCAACACATACAATGTTTGGTTGATGGCTCATCAAACAGGAGAGAAATACACAGTATATGTGGGAGGTAATTTTAAATACAATGAGTTTTGGCGCGAAGGATTAATGCGAAAAGGCCTGTTCCCGGATAACTCTTTTGGTGATTCAGAAAAACAACAGTTTTACACCTATGGAGTAAAAGCGGGTGGTGAATACCGTTTTACCGGACGCCATATTGTAAAAGCTAATGCCAGCTATGGGACACAACCTCCATTATTCCGTAATGCATACGTATCGCCCCGCACCCGAGACGACATTGTTAATAA includes:
- a CDS encoding MATE family efflux transporter produces the protein MKDLTVGNEAKLIFRFALPMVFANLLQQMYHFVDSIIVGRFIGTEALAALGASSPIFYALIAFIIGIGSGATIVISQYFGAKDLEKVKRAIDTIFIFLFCASIVITFIGISYSHEIFTLLKVDEKVIPMATSYFNVFMLGMIAFFGFSATSSVLRGLGDSMTPLYFMLIATIMNIVLDIVFIVVLNWGIKSVAVATVIAQASAFLAGAVYLTRKHQIISFNIFQFKFDKELFLKSIKIGLPTGFQQTFVALGIMALIRITNNFGTDVLAAFTAASRVDALAAMPALNLASALSAFVGQNLGAKKFDRIKKGLKATLGMAWGLSLIVMLIVIFFGDHIMRLFTTNTNVIDYGNNYLIIVSSFYLIFSTMFVIHGTLRGAGATLIPMFITLFSLWIIRIPFAVFLSKHFGVNGIWWAIPIGWSMGLVGSIIYYFTGHWKRRGVVG
- a CDS encoding MerR family transcriptional regulator — translated: MAVYSIKDLEKISGIKAHTIRIWERRYKLVEPQRTSTNIRFYNDDDLKRLLNVSILNQNGYKISKIAEMSQAELRNKVLDLCVDSGNIDVQIESLMVAMLELNEAKFSSVLTNTILQLGFESTVESILFPFLERIGVLWQAGTITPAQEHFISNLIRQKLIVAIDKEMESFVSKSDKSIVFFLPENELHEIGLLFYSLIARKEGYNVIYLGASVPIDDLKVIMGARKVDVLFTSFVSANSKEELEETLVELGEAVEQCPVFVMGLQIKELQPKMSDQFIKILSAENFIDELTKL
- a CDS encoding YicC/YloC family endoribonuclease — translated: MVHSMTGFGKGICELPNKKINIEIKSLNSKQLDLNTRIPNLYREKEIEIRNTVGKKLTRGKVDVSFYVEAATSDKITKVNQQVIKDYYAQLKQVSADLGLSENTDFLKVIMPLPDTVKVELAELNENEWKAIAVAIEDAIEDITAFRQREGKALEADIRQRITTIDELLQEVPNFETQRIDKIRTRIKENLEEVAVQTQVDENRFEQEIIFYLEKLDITEEKVRLANHLKYFIETLEASDVVGKKLGFITQEIGREINTLGSKANDADLQKVVIRMKDELEKIKEQILNIL
- the gmk gene encoding guanylate kinase yields the protein MTKKGKLLIFSAPSGSGKSTIVQALLKKNFNLEFSISATSRAPRGEEQHGCEYYFLTPDEFRNKISEDAFLEWEEVYTDTYYGTLRSEVERITNAGNNVVFDVDVVGGVNIKKEFNDTALSIFVQPPSIEVLEQRLIGRATDTPEKIKERLAKAEYELGFASQFDEVVVNDNLEHAIQQTEELLTNFLK
- the nadD gene encoding nicotinate (nicotinamide) nucleotide adenylyltransferase yields the protein MKQIGLFFGSFNPIHIGHLALANYMCEFEEMDEVWFVVSPQNPFKITDDLLNTDERIIMAKLATAAYPKFKVEDIETRMPIPSYTIDTLTELRKEHNDCFFNIIMGADNIVNVHQWKDSDRIISDYCILVYPRTGYTTNNLSLPLSVKITDAPIIEISSTQIREWLKKGLNIPYFITPSVADYIDIQQLYQ
- a CDS encoding endonuclease/exonuclease/phosphatase family protein encodes the protein MLNKLMKFLLVILVVTGSFTIAQAQTYKAGVIAFYNLENLFDTINTPNVRDTEFTPLGDKKWDGKRYWDKISNMAEVISELGSDKGVGAPAVVGLSELENKAVIEDLVNDPKLKPYNYQIVHYDSPDKRGVDVCLIYQPRYFQVTNSKSIPLLIYNQETGERIYTRDQLMVSGIFDGEPMHFIVNHWPSRYGGEARSAPLREEAAKLSRSIVDSICATDANAKVILMGDLNDDPINESVTMYLRGIGKKNKMKDGDMFNTMYKHYKNGIGTLAYRDKWNLFDQVMITESLMGTDYSTYKFKSSHIYNKPKMIVPEGRYKGYPLRTYVGDRYQGGYSDHFPVYIILLKEI
- a CDS encoding carboxypeptidase regulatory-like domain-containing protein; this encodes MQPKFMWLLAFILLTGNILAQNAAISGFVKDADSNQFIEGVTVEVLNNSSKSTTDASGFFTLDVDGVKNVQISFTKEGFRSLTIHSSVTNEGNTDLGTIFLVNLSTANQDVPTITITDSDSETALESQTIHGLLSSSRDVFVSAAAYTFGPARFRMRGYDNDLQTVMINGFIMNEAETGRPIWSNWGGLNDVMRNTVITTDASPTGAMYEPLGGLTQVITNASEYRPGVKLVYSSSNRSYRNRLMATGSTGLMDNNWAITASISTRWSEEGYKEATFYDAQSFFFSAEKIFNQKHRINFTALTASFERGVGGGAMQEVYNLVGDNYYNPYWGYQNGEKRNARVRSGNKPLFTLQHTWTPTASTKVKTTAGYWFGKGGYTSLNWQDAKDPRPDYYRNLPSYPTTSAEKERLADMWRNDPKVRQIDWDKLYLANQSGGNEVSGIDGKRALYVVEDRRNDISQFQFNSNIEHAFNDNWKINAGVNVDLYTGDVYNVVDDLLGAAYWLDVDQFAERDFPDNPDAIQNDLNNPNRIVREGDIYSHHYKPHINTYNVWLMAHQTGEKYTVYVGGNFKYNEFWREGLMRKGLFPDNSFGDSEKQQFYTYGVKAGGEYRFTGRHIVKANASYGTQPPLFRNAYVSPRTRDDIVNNLKKEVIMSVDAGYFFTSPNFTMRLSGYYTRINDEVKNTNFYHEDLRTFVNYTMSGIDKQYMGFELGGEYKISPTWTVNTAIAMGDYTYESNPDVIITRDNNRKVEETNQVRSKGFKIAGTPQNAYTVGIKYNSPKYWWAGVSASYFDKIYMDFNPVTRTADSKLPSNPYWRWSLQEKLDAAYTIDAFAGKSWRINGYYISLSANINNVTNNQSFITGGYEQLRYNADRPELFAPKYYYFYGLNYFANLSVSF